GCGCCTGCGCATCCAAACCATGCAATAAGGAGCCTGCCATGTTGTGGCAAACCACCCCACCCGATACCAGCGCCTACATGATGGCTGGTTATATAGTCATCTTCGGTGGCCTTTTCCTGTACCTGTTCTCTCTGGCCTTCCGCCGCCGCCGGATGGAACAAACGCTACGGGATTTGGAAGGCATTGCCAAATTGTGACATTTGTCACTACCCCCACGCCCTCTTGGAGGCTATACTTAGCCTAACCAAGGGGACTCCCACAAAAAAACCTACTCTCCTCCCTCCGAGTTGGTCGGGTCTGCTCCGGGTCTTTCCCGGAGCAGACGCGTTAATGCAAAAAAACAACCCAGCCCTCCGCCTTGGAGGGCTGGGTTGTTGGTCTGTGGGGTGGGTTCAGGCCGGCTGAATGGTGAAAAAGGTGAAATGATAAGCGATCTTGCCGTTCAGCAGCCCCAGGGTATCGTTGCCGTTGCGCACCACGCCCTTAGCCGAGGTCGCCGTCCAGGTAAAGTGGCGCGAATTGCCGCTGCCGCTGTACCCGGTGAGGGTGAACACGGCATTGGGCAGCAGGGTCTGGAACAGCGAACGGTACCACTGGGTAATGGCGGCCTGCCCGGCCACCGTACGCTGCGGGCTGACATGTACTGCTGTGGGCGTGTACAGCGCCACCACTTGAGCCGGATCCTGCGTGTTCCAAGCCGCCACCAGTTTTTCGGTGATATCCACCGGGGGCTGCTCCTGCCCCCAGGGCCAGGGATAGTCCCGCAGAGTCCGCCAGATGGAACGGTCGAGGATGTTCCGGATGTGGTACCACTCCCAGAAATTGGCCGCTGTCAACCCCAGGGCCTTGGCCGTGTCCATGAACTCCACCACATCCTCCGGCGTGGGCACCCAGGAGCCGTATTTGTACAGCGACCCCGTGGGGATGATGGGCCGATAAGGTTCCATGGCCTGGAACTCCTGCACGCTGCGCCGCAATTGCGCCCCGGCGTTATGATGCAGCACCCAGTACACCTGGGGCATGTTGTAATCCACCTGGCTGAGAAACTCTCGCCAGGGGACGGCAGGATGATAACTGGGGAAGCGGAAGGAACTCAGGGCGATGGGTAAGTCCGGGAAGGCGTCACGCAACTTGCCCATAAATCGCCGGGCCTGCTCGTGCTTGTTGTAGTACTCCACCTCCACATCAAGCACATAGCCCTCAGGCTGCAACTGCCGGATGCGTCGGATGGCAGCGTCGGCTTCGCCATCCGGGTCATCGCCGTAAAGGTAATGCCAGCCCCACACGGGCACCCCGGCCTCTTTCAACGCCGCCACCAGGCTCGGCGTCACATCGTGATCCAGACCCGCTTTGCCGTAGAAAAAGTACCTGCCGTTGCAGAATTTGACCAGGACATGCGAAAGGTTAGCCACCTTGGCCACGCGCGCCACCTCTTTGGGGTCACCGCCCTCGATGCGAGGAATTTGCCAGATGAAGATCCCTTTTCCTTGCAGCATAAAGCCCTCCTAGGGGTCGCCAGTGCGCCGTGAGTACCACTTTCCTTAGTTTAGCATATTTCGGCCACCTGAAGGGAAACATCCTGGCACGGGTGGCTCCTTCCCCACTCATCCTCCGGCGAGAAGCCTTTGAGCAGAGCAACTATGCCGGGGGCCTTCACCGCCCGGCCCGCGCCCTCGCTCTTCACGCCCTCTTGCGAAAGCAGATTTACCCCTCCCGATAAGCCTCACGCAGGCGCCGATGCACTTCCTCCGACGTAGCCAAGCGCAACACCTCCTGCGCCAGCGCCTGGGCTTCGGCGAAAGACCATCGCCGGATGTGCGCCTTGACTTCCGGAAGAGCCCTTGGGGCCATGCTCAACTCGTCCACTCCCAGGCCCAGCAGCACCGGCGCGGCCAACGCATCGCCGGCCAATTCTCCGCAAACCCCCACCCATCGCCCCGCCGCATGGGCAGATTCCACCACCTGCGCCACCAGCCGAAGCACGGCCGGGTGCAACGCATCGGCCAGGTGCCCCACCTCGGGATGGGTGCGATCGGCCGCCAGGGTGTACTGACTCAAGTCGTTCGTCCCCAAACTGAAAAAGTCCACCTCCCCGGCCAGCACATCGGCCAACAGCGCCGCCGCCGGGATCTCCACCATGATCCCCACCTCCACGCCCTGAGCCACTTCCCGGCCCTCCTGAGCCAGTTCCCGCTGCACCTGGGCCCAATGCGCCTTCGCCTGACGCACTTCCTCCACCGAGGCCACCATGGGGAACATGATTTTGACCACGCCCTGGGTGCCCGCTCCTGCGCGCAGGATGGCTCGCAACTGGGTGCGGAAAAGTTCCGGCTGGCTCAACGAAAAGCGCAGCCCGCGCAACCCCAGAAAGGGGTTGGCCTCGGCCGGTAACTTCAAATAAGGGATCGCCTTATCGCCGCCGATATCCACCGTGCGGAAAATGACTGGGCGCCCCTCCATGGCCTGGATGTAGGCCCGATAGGTGGCCACCTGCTCCTCTTCGTCGGGTGGGGCCTGACGCCCCATGTAAAGGAACTCAGTGCGCAGCAAGCCGATGCCCTCAGCGCCATATTGCAGCGCCTGGCGCACCTCCTCGGGGCCGCCACCGCCCACATTGGCCCCCAACTGCACCCGACGCCCGTCCAGGGTGACCGCCGGTTGCTCCCACAGGCTCAAGGCCTGCTTCCGGCGCGCCTGCTCGGCCTGCAACCGTGCCCGATAGCGCGCCAGAGTGGCGGCATTGGGTGACAGTAGCACCACGCCCTCCCCGCCATCCACGATCACCGTCTCGCCATTTCGCACCGCCTGGAGCACCTCCGCAGGCAGCCCCACCACCGCCGGGATGCCCAGACTGCGCGCCAGGATGGCCACATGCGAAGTGGGGCTCCCCTGCACGGTACAGAACGCCCGCACCAGGTCCGAGGGCAAGGAGATCGTTTGAGAAGGCGTGAGCGTTTCGGCAAAAAATACGACCGGCTCCGGCGGCAAAGGGATCTCAGCCTGCTCCCCGCGCAACAGGTGGGCCACACGCTGCCCCACATCGCGCAGGTCGGCCGCCCGCGCCCGAAACACCGGGTCATCCAGCCCTGCCAGCATGGCGGCGTATTGTTCAATTGCCTCGTTCCAAGCCAGAGACGCCGGTTGCCCGCTCTGGATGGCCGCCTCCACCTGCTGCCGCAAGGCAGGGTCATCCAAAAACAACAGGTGCGCCTGAAAAATGGCCGCCTCCTTTTCACCCACCTGGGCCAGGGCCTGGTCGTAAATCCGCTGGATCTCTTCCCGGGCGGCCTCCCGGGCCTGGTGGAAGCGGCGAAGTTCCTCGTCTGCGGTACCGCCAGTGGGAGGGGTCTCGATTTCCGGCCCCGGAGGCGTAAACAAAAACGCCGGGGCGATAGCCACCCCCGCGGATGCCGCAACCCCGCGAAAAAGCCGGGGTTCGCCAGGGTCAAAGGTCGTCGTCATCACACTTCCCTCCGTGTTGCTCATCGAGCCAGAGGATGCGTTCCGCGGCTTCACTATCTGTGACCAGGTAATTGATCACCCCGCCGCGCAAGGCACCCAAAATGGCCTTGGCCTTGCGACGCCCTCCGGCCACCCCCATCACGCTGGGGAGCCGCCGCAGGCCCTCCCACGAGATGCCAATGAGCCGCCGATGGAGTTCCAAATCCAGCACGCATCCCTGAAGGTCAAAGAAATACCCGCAGACATCCCCCACCCCGCCCTGAGCCTGAATCGCCCGCAATTCCTCTTCGGAAAGGATACGTGCGTTGTAGAAACTGGACAGATTGGGCGGCCACACGGCCCCGATGCCCACCAAGGCGATGTCAGCCTGCTCGGCCAGGGCGATGGTCTCGCGAACCACCGGGGTCTGTACGATAGCTTCCCGGGCCTGGGGGTCCTTGGCCAGCAACGGCGCCGGCAAATACCGATAGTGGCCGGAGAGAATTTGCGCCAGCCAGCGGGCCAAATCCGGCCCGTCCAGCAGGGGGTTGACCGAGCCCACCGTGCCCATCAACTGAACCACGGTCACGCCGCGTTGTTTGGCCGAGCGCAACGCATTGACCACCTGATACACCCCGGTGCTCCAGGCAATGCCCAAGATCTTCTTGCCTTCCAGCAGTTCGGTCAAACGGCTGGCCGCCAAAATCCCCAGGTTTTGCACTAACTGCATGTAGCCCTGTCCCCCTCGCTCCATCACCAGGGCCTCTTTCAACCGGGGAAAGCGCTGTTCCAACCGCCGTTGTAATTCTGCCACCCGACTCCACACCGGCTGGATGCGGATTTCCACAATGCCCAAATCCCGTGCCTCTTGAAGCCAGCGCGAAATCTGCGAGCGCGACACCCCCAGTTGCTCAGCGATTTCGGCCTGGGTCTTGTTCTCCTCGTAATACAACCGCGCCACACGGGCCAGTTTGTGGTAATGGGAGTCGGTCGGCAACATTACGCCTCTTCACCGAAGTTGGATTCCACCAGCGTGCGCAACGCCTCCAGGGCCTCTTCCGCGTCTTCGCCCTCGGCGATGATCTCGATTTGATGCCCTTGGGCCACGCCAATGCTCATGATGCCCAGAATGCTTTTGGCGTCCACGAAAGCGGTCTCGCGCGTCACATTACGCACCTGAATCCTGGCCTGAAACTGCGCTGCCGTTTGCACGAACAACGCTGCCGGCCGGGCGTGCAGTCCTACAGGATTCTGCACTTCCAAAACGAGAGAACGAGCAACAGGTTGAATGGTCATGTCACAAAATCTTCCTCATAGTGCTGGCCGCCTCGGCCGCCTGCTTGACCGCTTCCAAACCCCGGCCCAGCGAGGCCTCCACAGCAGCCACAATGGCACCCTCTACCAGGGGGGCATCGCTTAGTTTGATCACCTGGCGCTGCTCTTCCGGAAGCATCTCCAACGCCACCTGGGCGCTCATCACGGCGCTCCCCAGATCCAGCAGCACCAACACGCCATCGGGAGAATAGGCCTGCTGCAACGCAGCCAGGATGCGCTCGGCATTGGTACCCAGCGTCTCGTCATCCACGCCACCTGCGGCCGCAATGGTCACCCGCCCCTGACTCATCTGCTCCGCCATATCCTTGACGCCTTCGGCCACTTTGGCGCTGTGCGAGACAATCACAATGCCAATCATAAAGCCAACTCCTTTTCCAGGCAAGCAGGACAATGAGAAACTTCCTGAACCGTTTCCGAAAAAGACTCCGTAGGGTCTTCCGGTTCCTTGAAGCCAACGGTGCCACACCGGCAGGCATACCACCCCGGGGCCGCCTTCTCAAAGGGCTTGCGGGGGCGGCCCAAATCGATTTCCTCCACGCCCATGCCCCATCGGGCGTTGGTAAACAACCGTCGGGCTCCGGCCTGCTCCAACTTCCGAAAGTAAACCACAAAATGCCGGCAATGGCGCATAAAAAGCACCCCTACGGTAATCTCCTCCGGAAAGGGAAAGTCCAGGGCATTGGCACAGATCACCTGCAAATTCCGGGGGAGGGCGTACCCCACCCGCGACAGGAAGCCGGCCACCAGTTGAGGTTGCACTTCCAGGGCGTACACCCGCTGCACTTTGCGGGCTGCCGCCCACGCCAGGCGGAAATCTCCGGCTCCGATGTCCAGAAGCACATCCGTCGGCTTCAAGCGCTCCAACACAAAGTCGTACATCTCCGCGGTATACGGGGCAAAGCGCAGTTCCCAGAGGTCCAGATCTTGTCGGGAGGCAAAGCGTTCCTCCCTAGAGGTGTGTCGCATCATGCTATCCACGCCGTAACCATCGGCTCAAGGTGTAGGTAAAGGCAAAAATCAACCACACACTCCCCAACACCACCAACGCCAGCCGCAGCACTTCCCAGCGATTGGCGTGCGCAGGGGCCGTGTACCATACCAAGGCCACCAGGGCTACACTCAGTAACCCCATGATCCGCAATCCGGTGCGGCGTTTGAGCCATGGCCCGCCGCTACTCTTGGGAACCGACTGTTCTTTCGGGGTCAAGGTTTCCTCCTCGGTTATGGAACAGATACGGCACGGTCAAAGCAGGGTGGAAAAGATCCACAAGCCGTATCCGACGATCAACAACCCGAAAACCAGCAAACCTGTATCCATCCGTTTGACCGCTCCGGCCGAGAGGCCCAGGTCCAGAATCACGGCGCGCACGCCCAGAAGGGCGTGGTAGGTCACCGTGACCAAAAAGATGACCTCCAGCATCATCACCCAGGGATTGGCCAGATAAGCGCGCACCTGTTCATAGGTCATCAATCCACCTGCCAAAAAATGATTCGCCAGCAAGTGCACGCCCAGCAAAATCACCAGCAACACGCCGGTGAAAGCCTGCCACACCCAGACTTTGCGTCCCCTGTCCATAACCAGCCTCCTAAAACATGAACCACGCTGCCAGCAAGGTCAACACCACCGAAAGGGCCAAGGCGGCCCAAAACATGGCCTTGTGGTATTTGAGCCCCACATTGAGGGTCATCAGACCTAAGCGCAGGCCGTTCAGCCCATGGTACACCACCGTGCCGATAAGCACGGCTTCCAAAGCCGTAATCCAGGGTTGCCGGAACAGGGTCAGGATTTCCTGGTAAGAATCCGGCCCCAGAGTGAGCCACCGTAGCACAAACAGATGAAGAAACAAGTAAAGAACCAGCACGATGCCCGTCAGGCGGTGAAGCACAAAAGCCCAATTCGCCACACCGCGCTTGTTGACCCTGAACCATTCGCCGATGGAAGGGCGAGGTGCCTTTGGCTTGGGTCGGGAATATTCCTCCAGCGTGGTCATGGACGGCCTCCCTGTTTCGCATGGTTTTGCCCCTGCTCAAGGAGCAACTTCCGACGCAGGAACAAGATCATCTCCCCAGGCTGAACGCCATTGGGGCACACTTCGGAGCATTCCAGGGCCGTGTGGCAACGCCAACACCCTTCTTCGGTGTCCACCATGTGGAGCACGGCGGCCACATCCTGTCCGCGCGGCTCCTGCACCACCCGCGCCGCGGCAGCCAGGGCCGCCGGCCCTAAAAACCTGGCGTCGGTGCCGACCACCGGACAGGCCGAAAGGCACAGCCCGCACTCCAAGCAGTTTTCAAACCGCATGTACCGCCCCACTTCCTCTGGGGGTTGGGCTTGCGGCAGGAATTCGCTCTCCCGGATGTAGGGCATGCCCATAGGCTCGTACTTCTCGAAGAAGGGCGTCATGTCCACAACCAGGTCGCTGACCAACGGCTGATGTCGCAAAGGCTCCACGACCACTTGCGTTGTGCCCAAATCCACCACGCGGGTGACGCAAGCCAGCACCTCTTTCCCGTTGACCAACATACCGCAGGTTCCGCAGGAGCCATGATGACACGAATGGCGATAGGTCAGGGTGGGGTCTTCCAAACGCAGGTACTCCAGCACATCCAATACCGTATGATGCTCTTCCACCGTGACCCGGTAAGTGTCATACCGAGGCGGGTCAATGAGGCCCGGTTTGTAGCGAAAGATCTTGAAGGTCACCTCAGCCATGTCACATCCTCCGCCGGTAGTACGCCGTATGGGGGAGAAGAACGACCTCGCGGGTGCGGCAGGGCGCGTCCAGGCCCAACTTCTTCACCACCACATTTGCCGTGACTTCGGCCATGCCGCGAGCCGTGGTTGCCTTTCCTCCGGCGATGGTCACGAAGCCCTCCACGCCGTCTCTCTCGGCATGGTCAAAGCACTTGAAGGTGCGGCTAAGTTCCCGTCCGGTTTGCGCACCGCCATCGGAGCCGATGAGCGGCCGGGCAGCCGCCCAGGCCGCCCGCAATTTGGCGTTCCGGATGGCCGGCACCAACTGGGCGCCGTAATCGTACATCAACTGGATGTGCTCTTTCTTCATCTCCAACTTGTCCGGGTCCTCGACCACCCAGGAACTGGTCCCGATCACCGACAAGGTCCGCTGGGGCACGATGATGTCGCCATCACCGGAACGGTGCATGCGATTCAGCACCATGTTGTTCCAACGGCCATAGACGGCCACCAGTACGCCTGGTGAGGGCTGCATGGGCACATGCACGCCGGCCATGGCGGCAATTTTACCGGCCCATGCCCCACCGGCATTGACCACGACATCGGCGCCGATATCATACACCTTGCCCGTCACATGATCCCGGACCCGCACCCCGGTCACCGTCTTCCCCTGCACGAGGATTTCTTCCACCTCGGTATAGGTCAAAATTCGCGCCCCGTGATGCTGCGCCGTGGCCAGAAAGCACAACACGATCCGCATGGCATCCATCGTGCCGTCGGGCACCTCCACCGCCGCCTTTACCGCAGGGTTCAGGTTCGGTTCGCGGGCCAACGCCTCCTGAGGGGTGAGTTCTTTGTAGGGGATCCCGCAAACTTCCAGCCCCTCCAAAAAGGCCGGACGGTAGGCCATGTCTTCTTCGGTAATGGCCACAAACAGGCCGTTGTTCAACTCAAACGAACCAGGGGCAATTTTGCGTAAAATGAAGTTCTCTTCGATGCACTCTTTGGCGGATTCCTGGTCCTTGACCGCATAACGAGCGCCACTGTGCAACAACCCATGATGCCGGCCCGTAGTCCCTGAAGTGACTTCGCCTCGTTCCACCAGCGTGACACACACGCCTCGCAGCGTCAGGTCGTGGGCCACGGCTGCGCCCGTGGCCCCTCCGCCGATCACGACGACATGAGGCTGATTCATAACATGCTTCTCCCAAAACGGGGATGGGCGGCTTCCGCTGGCTTCGTGCGAGGGGCTTGCCGGCGAAAGCCCATCAAACACCGCAAAGATAACAGAAAACCATGCCTTGAACAAGTTAGAAAGGGCGGGGAAGTGCTCCCCGCCCTTTGTCGCTCACCCGTTTGCGGGGAAAGCCAACCCGGAAAGCATTGTCACAACCTCGACCATGCCTTCGGGCCTACTCGACCCAGTTGAAAGTGCGTTCCACGGCCTTCAACCAGCCCTTGTAGAGCCGTTGCCGCTCCTCTTCACCCATCTTGGGTTCCCAGGTGCGGTCAACCTGCCAGTTCGCCCGCAGGTCATCCAGATTGTCCCAGAAGCCTACCGCCAGCCCCGCTGCGTAAGCCGCGCCGAGGGAGGTCGTCTCGGCCACCTTGGGGCGCACCACGGGGACGCCCAGAATGTCGGCCTGGAATTGCATCAACAATTCGTTGACCACCATACCGCCGTCCACCTTGAGCGCCTTGAGGTCCACGCCAGAATCCTTATTCATGGCGTCCAACACCTCGCGGGTCTGGTAGGCGGTGGCCTCCAGGGCCGCGCGGCAGATGTGGCCCTTACGGATGTAGCGGGTCAGCCCCACAATCACTCCGCGGGCATCGGAGCGCCAATAGGGCGCGAACAACCCCGAAAAGGCGGGCACGAAGTAGATGCCGCCGTTGTCCTCCACGCTGCGGGCACAAGGCTCGACATCGGCCGACTTCTCGAAGAACTCCAGGTTGTCGCGCAACCATTGGATCAACGCTCCGGTGATGGCGATGGAGCCTTCCAGGGCATAGTAAGCCGGCTGATCGCCGAACTTGTAGGCCAGGGTGGTCAGCAAGCCGCTCTTGCTGGGGATGGGCTCGGTGCC
This genomic stretch from Anaerolineae bacterium harbors:
- a CDS encoding CcmD family protein, with translation MLWQTTPPDTSAYMMAGYIVIFGGLFLYLFSLAFRRRRMEQTLRDLEGIAKL
- a CDS encoding succinate dehydrogenase/fumarate reductase iron-sulfur subunit; this encodes MAEVTFKIFRYKPGLIDPPRYDTYRVTVEEHHTVLDVLEYLRLEDPTLTYRHSCHHGSCGTCGMLVNGKEVLACVTRVVDLGTTQVVVEPLRHQPLVSDLVVDMTPFFEKYEPMGMPYIRESEFLPQAQPPEEVGRYMRFENCLECGLCLSACPVVGTDARFLGPAALAAAARVVQEPRGQDVAAVLHMVDTEEGCWRCHTALECSEVCPNGVQPGEMILFLRRKLLLEQGQNHAKQGGRP
- the sdhC gene encoding succinate dehydrogenase, cytochrome b556 subunit; its protein translation is MTTLEEYSRPKPKAPRPSIGEWFRVNKRGVANWAFVLHRLTGIVLVLYLFLHLFVLRWLTLGPDSYQEILTLFRQPWITALEAVLIGTVVYHGLNGLRLGLMTLNVGLKYHKAMFWAALALSVVLTLLAAWFMF
- a CDS encoding methyltransferase domain-containing protein, with the translated sequence MMRHTSREERFASRQDLDLWELRFAPYTAEMYDFVLERLKPTDVLLDIGAGDFRLAWAAARKVQRVYALEVQPQLVAGFLSRVGYALPRNLQVICANALDFPFPEEITVGVLFMRHCRHFVVYFRKLEQAGARRLFTNARWGMGVEEIDLGRPRKPFEKAAPGWYACRCGTVGFKEPEDPTESFSETVQEVSHCPACLEKELAL
- a CDS encoding nuclear transport factor 2 family protein gives rise to the protein MLQGKGIFIWQIPRIEGGDPKEVARVAKVANLSHVLVKFCNGRYFFYGKAGLDHDVTPSLVAALKEAGVPVWGWHYLYGDDPDGEADAAIRRIRQLQPEGYVLDVEVEYYNKHEQARRFMGKLRDAFPDLPIALSSFRFPSYHPAVPWREFLSQVDYNMPQVYWVLHHNAGAQLRRSVQEFQAMEPYRPIIPTGSLYKYGSWVPTPEDVVEFMDTAKALGLTAANFWEWYHIRNILDRSIWRTLRDYPWPWGQEQPPVDITEKLVAAWNTQDPAQVVALYTPTAVHVSPQRTVAGQAAITQWYRSLFQTLLPNAVFTLTGYSGSGNSRHFTWTATSAKGVVRNGNDTLGLLNGKIAYHFTFFTIQPA
- the ptsP gene encoding phosphoenolpyruvate--protein phosphotransferase, which produces MTTTFDPGEPRLFRGVAASAGVAIAPAFLFTPPGPEIETPPTGGTADEELRRFHQAREAAREEIQRIYDQALAQVGEKEAAIFQAHLLFLDDPALRQQVEAAIQSGQPASLAWNEAIEQYAAMLAGLDDPVFRARAADLRDVGQRVAHLLRGEQAEIPLPPEPVVFFAETLTPSQTISLPSDLVRAFCTVQGSPTSHVAILARSLGIPAVVGLPAEVLQAVRNGETVIVDGGEGVVLLSPNAATLARYRARLQAEQARRKQALSLWEQPAVTLDGRRVQLGANVGGGGPEEVRQALQYGAEGIGLLRTEFLYMGRQAPPDEEEQVATYRAYIQAMEGRPVIFRTVDIGGDKAIPYLKLPAEANPFLGLRGLRFSLSQPELFRTQLRAILRAGAGTQGVVKIMFPMVASVEEVRQAKAHWAQVQRELAQEGREVAQGVEVGIMVEIPAAALLADVLAGEVDFFSLGTNDLSQYTLAADRTHPEVGHLADALHPAVLRLVAQVVESAHAAGRWVGVCGELAGDALAAPVLLGLGVDELSMAPRALPEVKAHIRRWSFAEAQALAQEVLRLATSEEVHRRLREAYREG
- the sdhD gene encoding succinate dehydrogenase, hydrophobic membrane anchor protein, which translates into the protein MDRGRKVWVWQAFTGVLLVILLGVHLLANHFLAGGLMTYEQVRAYLANPWVMMLEVIFLVTVTYHALLGVRAVILDLGLSAGAVKRMDTGLLVFGLLIVGYGLWIFSTLL
- a CDS encoding PTS-dependent dihydroxyacetone kinase phosphotransferase subunit DhaM — encoded protein: MIGIVIVSHSAKVAEGVKDMAEQMSQGRVTIAAAGGVDDETLGTNAERILAALQQAYSPDGVLVLLDLGSAVMSAQVALEMLPEEQRQVIKLSDAPLVEGAIVAAVEASLGRGLEAVKQAAEAASTMRKIL
- a CDS encoding FAD-dependent oxidoreductase produces the protein MNQPHVVVIGGGATGAAVAHDLTLRGVCVTLVERGEVTSGTTGRHHGLLHSGARYAVKDQESAKECIEENFILRKIAPGSFELNNGLFVAITEEDMAYRPAFLEGLEVCGIPYKELTPQEALAREPNLNPAVKAAVEVPDGTMDAMRIVLCFLATAQHHGARILTYTEVEEILVQGKTVTGVRVRDHVTGKVYDIGADVVVNAGGAWAGKIAAMAGVHVPMQPSPGVLVAVYGRWNNMVLNRMHRSGDGDIIVPQRTLSVIGTSSWVVEDPDKLEMKKEHIQLMYDYGAQLVPAIRNAKLRAAWAAARPLIGSDGGAQTGRELSRTFKCFDHAERDGVEGFVTIAGGKATTARGMAEVTANVVVKKLGLDAPCRTREVVLLPHTAYYRRRM
- a CDS encoding sugar-binding transcriptional regulator translates to MLPTDSHYHKLARVARLYYEENKTQAEIAEQLGVSRSQISRWLQEARDLGIVEIRIQPVWSRVAELQRRLEQRFPRLKEALVMERGGQGYMQLVQNLGILAASRLTELLEGKKILGIAWSTGVYQVVNALRSAKQRGVTVVQLMGTVGSVNPLLDGPDLARWLAQILSGHYRYLPAPLLAKDPQAREAIVQTPVVRETIALAEQADIALVGIGAVWPPNLSSFYNARILSEEELRAIQAQGGVGDVCGYFFDLQGCVLDLELHRRLIGISWEGLRRLPSVMGVAGGRRKAKAILGALRGGVINYLVTDSEAAERILWLDEQHGGKCDDDDL
- a CDS encoding HPr family phosphocarrier protein; protein product: MTIQPVARSLVLEVQNPVGLHARPAALFVQTAAQFQARIQVRNVTRETAFVDAKSILGIMSIGVAQGHQIEIIAEGEDAEEALEALRTLVESNFGEEA